One stretch of Sphingomonas rosea DNA includes these proteins:
- a CDS encoding helix-turn-helix transcriptional regulator: MVSIEQLTPRQRDCLRGVADYKSYKQIARDLGISDSMVEKHLRIAREKLGVGSTAEAARVFLAAEGEAPPQVGLINLHNLEPSPDKVFTHDELAGHEYTETGAADLDPPLSPLQTLSMIGRVALGSIVALTLLIACAEGLKMVLI; the protein is encoded by the coding sequence ATGGTCTCGATCGAGCAACTGACCCCGAGGCAGCGCGACTGTCTGCGCGGTGTTGCCGATTACAAATCCTACAAGCAGATCGCGCGCGACCTCGGCATCTCCGACAGCATGGTCGAGAAGCACCTGCGCATCGCCCGAGAGAAGCTCGGCGTCGGCAGCACCGCCGAGGCTGCCCGTGTCTTCCTCGCCGCCGAAGGTGAGGCTCCGCCTCAGGTCGGATTAATCAACCTGCACAACCTCGAGCCTAGTCCCGACAAGGTGTTCACTCACGACGAGCTTGCTGGTCACGAGTACACGGAAACCGGGGCCGCCGACCTCGATCCGCCATTGTCGCCACTCCAGACGCTGTCGATGATCGGCCGCGTCGCGCTGGGATCGATCGTCGCCCTGACGTTGCTGATCGCCTGCGCCGAAGGGTTGAAGATGGTGCTGATCTGA
- a CDS encoding cystathionine gamma-synthase family protein — protein MENEAQMSGVPASRRPKKSPTAIGNHQLSPESLMMGYGFDPTLSEGSLKPPIFLTSTFVFETAAHGKRFFEGITGKRPGGAEGLVYSRFNGPNQEILEARLKLWEEAEEALAFSSGMSAIATLLLTYARPGDVIVHSGPLYAATETLIAKILGQFGITWLDFPAGATQDEIAKVIEAAKAKGRLSLIYLESPANPTNALVDVEAVRAARDAAFAGGDVPPIAIDNTFLGPLWAKPLAQGADVTVYSLTKYAGGHSDLVAGGLVGAKKFLDPIRMMRNTIGTICDPNTAWMLLRSLETLELRMSRAGENAAKVCAFLKDHPKVESVGYLGFLEEGSRQADIYKRHCTGAGSTFSLYLKGGEKEAFAFLDNLTIAHLAVSLGGTETLASAPAAMTHLSVPDERKQALGITDNLVRISIGVENADDLIADFAHALDAV, from the coding sequence CGATCGGCAACCATCAGCTCAGCCCCGAAAGCCTGATGATGGGTTACGGCTTCGACCCGACCCTATCCGAGGGCAGCCTCAAGCCGCCGATCTTCCTCACCTCGACTTTCGTCTTCGAGACCGCCGCCCACGGCAAGCGCTTCTTCGAGGGCATCACCGGCAAGCGTCCGGGCGGGGCCGAGGGCCTCGTCTATTCGCGCTTCAACGGGCCCAACCAGGAGATCCTCGAAGCCCGCCTCAAGCTGTGGGAAGAAGCCGAGGAAGCGCTTGCCTTCTCGAGCGGCATGTCGGCCATCGCCACCTTGCTCCTCACCTATGCCCGGCCGGGCGACGTCATCGTCCATTCGGGTCCGCTCTACGCCGCGACCGAGACGCTGATCGCCAAGATCCTCGGCCAGTTCGGGATCACCTGGCTCGACTTCCCGGCGGGCGCCACGCAGGACGAAATCGCCAAGGTCATCGAGGCCGCCAAGGCCAAGGGTCGCCTGAGCCTCATCTATCTCGAGAGCCCCGCCAACCCGACCAACGCGCTGGTCGACGTCGAGGCGGTCCGCGCCGCGCGTGACGCCGCCTTCGCCGGCGGCGACGTGCCGCCGATCGCGATCGACAACACCTTCCTTGGGCCGCTCTGGGCCAAGCCGCTGGCGCAGGGCGCCGACGTCACCGTCTACTCCCTCACCAAATATGCCGGTGGTCACAGCGACCTCGTCGCGGGCGGGCTGGTCGGCGCCAAGAAGTTCCTCGACCCCATCCGGATGATGCGCAACACGATCGGGACCATCTGCGATCCCAACACCGCCTGGATGCTGCTCCGGAGCCTCGAGACGCTGGAACTCCGGATGAGCCGCGCGGGCGAGAATGCGGCCAAGGTCTGCGCGTTCCTCAAGGACCATCCCAAGGTCGAGAGCGTCGGCTACCTCGGCTTCCTCGAGGAAGGCAGCCGCCAGGCCGACATCTACAAGCGTCACTGCACTGGCGCGGGTTCGACCTTCTCGCTCTATCTGAAGGGCGGCGAGAAGGAGGCCTTCGCTTTCCTCGACAACCTGACCATCGCGCACCTTGCGGTGAGCCTCGGCGGGACCGAGACGCTGGCCAGCGCCCCGGCGGCGATGACCCATCTCAGCGTTCCCGACGAGCGCAAGCAGGCACTGGGGATCACCGACAATCTCGTCCGGATCAGCATCGGGGTCGAGAATGCCGACGACCTTATCGCCGACTTCGCCCACGCGCTCGACGCGGTCTGA